Within the Flavobacterium sp. 9R genome, the region TGAGGACTAATTTTTGAGCGGTACCTGCTTTCATTCTCGAACTTCCGGTTACAAATTCGGGACCGACAATGACTTCGATTGGGAATTTTGCGGTTTGTGACAACGGACTTCCTGCATTGCAAGAAATACTTCCTGTACTGATTTTTTTCTCGTTGCAGGCTTTTAAACCGCCAATTACATAAGGAGTTGTGCCTGAAGCAGCGATACCTATGACCACATCGTTTTCATTGATGTCGAATTGTTGTAAATCTTTCCAAGCTTGTTCCGCGTCATCTTCGGCATTTTCTACAGCTCTTCGAATGGCTTTGTCTCCGCCAGCTATGATGCCCACAACTAAATCAAAAGGAACTCCAAAAGTTGGTGGACATTCCGATGCGTCGACTACACCTAATCGTCCAGAAGTACCAGCTCCAATATAAAAAAGGCGTCCTCCAAGTTTCATTTTGGCTGCAATTTCGTTTACCAAGGTTTCGATTTGAGGTAAAGCTTTTGCAACTGCTAAAGGAACTGTTTGGTCTTCTTGATTGATATTGTGTAGCAATTCTTGAACCGACATTTTTTCTAAATGTTCGTATTTTGAGGATTGTTCGGTGGTTTTAGTGAAGGTCATAATGAATTTTTAGCCTAAATTTTGAAGCACCAAAGTTAATTAAAATTTAGGAGTCATTATGATTAATTCAATAGTTTGTAGAGGGAAGGGTATACTTTTGAAAATGACAGTTGACAAGCAGTATATCGATGTCTAGTATAGAATATAGTAGTGTGTGTGGAATAAATTATTGGTAAAAACAACAAGGTTTTCATCATCTTAACACGTACAAAAAGGTTTGGAAAACTATTCTAATTTGAAATAAAAATAAAAAACTAATGTTGAAGTGTTAGTTATTAATTAGTTTTTAGCATCTTGATAATTGCTGAATCCTTTTCTACTGATTCGGTTAATGTTTTGTGTAAGCGCTCCGCCATATTTTCTATGCTATCTGAAATTGAGCCACAAATTAAATCCATTCTCTTTTGCTTTTCTTCTTTTATTGCTAATACTAATTTATTAATAAGAAAATCATCGTATTTTTCAGCGATTGAGTCATGGGTGTTGGTAATTCTGATAACATAATCGTTACTGAAAATAGTGACTCTGATATGATGATCTTCATTACTCAAATAATATTTTCTGCCCAATTCATCACAATGAATATCAGTGCTGTTTCTTTTCAATAATTCTGATATGATACCAAAAATATGGCTTTCAGTTTTTGAAAATTCTCTAGATTTTTTATGAAACAAACTAAACATAATAAAAAGTATTTAAATTAATTACAGTTACATTTGATTCCTAAGAAATAATAGAATTCAATTGAGATTACTCAAATTGGTTTCTAAATTATTTTCAAATAAATTTAAATACTAGATAACATCAAAATAAATCAGTTTAAATACTTAAAGTTCAGATGAAATGCGATTAAAATCAATTTATATTTTTATTTAGTGATATGTTATTATGTTAGTTGGTTTTATACATAAGTTACAATAGTATTGCTAATAGAATTCCCAATATGATCATGGATACTTTGGCCACGTTGAATTTGTGTCCTTCGCTGCTTTCAAAAATGATGGTAGAGGAGATATGAAACAAAATCCCGATAACGATGGCGGTGATTTCGGTGGTGTATTCTTGTAATCCAGGAATATAATTGGAGGCTAATGTGCCCAGAGGGGTCATCATGGCAAAAGTAATCATGAACGCAAAAATGGCTTTTTTGTTGAGTTGTGCTTGTACAAAAAAGGTAGTCAAGATAATGGCTATTGGCAGGTGGTGAATAGCAATTCCGATGGCCAAATCGTGGTGGTTGCCAACAGGAAATCCTTCTAATAAAGCATGAATACAAAGGCTTATGAATAACAACCAAGGAATGTGTGTTATGGTTTGATGACCGTGAACGTGTCCGTGTTCAGCACCTTTAGAGAAGAATTCTAATATGATTTGAAACAAAATACCCAACATAATATAGAGACCAATAGTGGTGTTTTTGGTTTCGTAGACCTCTGGTAATAAACTGATCACTGTAACGGATAGCAAAAATGAACCGCTAAAAGCCAAAAGAAGTTTCAGGTTGGATTTCTTTTTGGGCTGGATCACTAATGCCAAGATATACCCGAGGATTACAGCAATTAAAGGCAAGAGGTAATTCATTATTTTTATTTTAGTGGGTTTAGAAAATATTGAAATCTAAAGGTTGAAGTTATGGATCTCAAGAAAATTATTTAAAAATCATAATTAAACGTTCACTATCTGTTTTGTGGAATTTTTTAAGCTTGTAATCGCCAAAAATATCCAACAGATAAATTCCAGCTTCGTCCATTAGTTCTTGAAAATCTTGTAAACTAAAAGCTCTTACTTTTTCGGTGAAATGATAGTGTTGCCCTTGGTCTTCAAAGCTGATTTCTTTGTAAATATGTCCTTCTTTTACATATCTTTTGATGTGAAACTCGATTTGGTCTACCGTTTTAACTTCTTCGGGAACTAGGGTTTCAATGACTTGATTCACATTCATAAAATCAATCACAGCAAATCCTGTTTCGGATAGACTGTCTTTGATGGCTATTAAAGTTTTCAGATTATCAGCCTCATCTTCAAAATAGCCAAAACTGGTGAATAGATTGAAAATAGCGTCAAATTTTTCTTCAAAAGGTTCACGCATATCGTGCACTTTAAAGGATAAATGAGTGTTGCTGTTTCTGCTCGCCTCAGCAATGCTGTTTTCAGACAAATCCGCTCCCAAAACATTGTATCCTAATTGACTCAAATAAATGGCGTGACGGCCTTTCCCACAGGCTAAATCTAAGACTTTTGCTTTATCAGGTAAGTTGAGATACTGAGTCAAATTATCCATAAAAATTTGCGCCTCACGATAGTTGCGTTCTTTGTAAAGGATATGATAGTAAGGAGTGTCAAACCAAGAGGTAAACCAATTTTTGGTGGATGGCTCTTGGTGGTTTATAGTGGGTTTGTGGTCTTCAGACATTTATTCGTTTTCATTTAATTTAAGTCCGGCAAATTTAGTGTATTTTTGCAGAAAATATACTATTTCAAACCGTTTGGAGTTTGGAATTTAATACTTGGAATATAGCATACGATGGAGAATTTTAAAATGATAGCCAAAACCTTTTTTGGTTTTGAAGAAATATTGGCCAAAGAGTTGCGCCAATTGGGTGCGCAAGAGGTAGAGCAGGGGATTAGAATGGTGAGTTTTAAGGGAGATAAAGGATTTATGTATAAAGCCAATTTGTCTTTGCGTACTGCATTAAAGGTGTTAAAGCCAATTTATTCTTTTAGAGCAACCAATGAAGCAGCTTTGTATAAAGGTATTGCAAGTGTGAATTGGTCTAAATATATCAATGCCAATCAAACGTTTGTGATTGATGCAACGGTGCATTCGGATCATTTTAACCATTCGGAGTTTGTGTCTCAAAAATGTAAAGACGCGATTGTGGATCAGTTTAGAGAACGCACGGGTCAACGTCCAAGCATTGACAAAGTTTTTCCTGATTTACGAATCAATGTTCATATTGGCAAAGACCAAGTTTCCGTAGCATTGGATACTTCTGGAAATTCGTTGCACCAACGTGGCTACAGAACGGCTACAAATATTGCTCCTATCAACGAAGTTTTGGCAGCGGGTATTTTATTATTATCAGGTTGGGAAGGGCAAGGTCACTTTTTGGATCCGATGTGTGGTTCAGGAACATTTTTGGCCGAGGCCGCAATGATTGCTTGTAATATTCCTGCTAATATCAATCGAAAAGAATTTGCTTTTGAAAAATGGAAGGACTGGGATAATGATTTGTTTGACCAAATCATGGACAGTTTATTGAAAAAAGTAAAAGAGTTTCATTACACGATAAAAGGCTATGACAAAGCGCCAAGTGCGGTTCAAAAGGCCAAAGACAATATCAAAAATGCCAATTTAGACGAATACGTAACGGTTGCTGAAGAAAACTTTTTTGATACCGAAAAAACGACCGAAGGCAAATTGCATATGGTTTTCAATCCGCCGTATGACGAGCGATTGGATATTCACATGGAGGAATTCTACAAAAGTATTGGCGATACCTTGAAGAAGAATTATCCAGGTACCAATGCGTGGTTTATTACGGCGAATTTAGATGCTTTGAAATTTGTCGGTTTAAAACCTTCCAGAAAAATCAAATTGTTTAATGCTAGTTTAGAAGCGCGTTTGGTGAAATACGAAATGTACGAAGGAAGTAAAAGAACCAAGTTTCAGACCGAAAATAAAGAGTAAATTTTAATTTAATTTTTTCAATATGACGAAATTACAAGTACGAGCATTTCTATACCAATTGGGTTGTTTTGCCATTTTGTTTGTTGGTTTTCGCTATTTAGTAGGAACCTACACAGGTTTAACTGGGTTTTGGGTTCCGTTAACAGCATTTGCTTTGGGTACAATTTTGGCACCTAAATTTCAAGCAGCCAAAACCAAAGACGGCGAAAAACTATTTATGTCTTGGATTTTTCTTAAAGGAGTTCGAATCATAGGGTAATAACCCGTTGGCTGAAATTCAAATAAAATAAAAACTTAACCACATAGAGCCATAGATTAATAGCAAATCAATATAGAAAAAAACAGAAATAGTACTATTTCTCACAATAGATGAGCTATGTGAATAGTAAAACGTCTATTTGTTTCTTTTAAAAACTATAAATTCTATGATTCTATGTGGTAAAAAATAATTTCACCCAATGGGTGGTAATAGTTTTCAGTTATAGAACTGATCGCTCATTTCAAGCATAAAAAAAGCGTTTTTACAAATCGTAAAAACGCTTTTTTTATGCCTTCTACCTTCTATTTCTTCGGCTTTTTCTCTTCTTTTTTTGCTTTTTCAGCAGGAAGTACTTTTTTCTTGTATAGCGGAACAAAGTACGAAACAGTATAGTTGAAACCTACGCCAAAATCACCATTATACGTTCGGTTAAAACCTGGAATGTACAAATTATCAAATCCACTTGGAGTTTTGTTGGTAATTAAGCGGTTTAATCGCAAACTGAAACCCACAAAAACGTTGTTGAATACTTTGGCTTTTACGCCCGCCACAACTTCTACCCAAGTAGCCGTTAAACCACTGTAATTTTTTCCTGCAACCACAACAGGAACTTCTCCCCAATACGGATTAGGATTGTAGATTTTGTAGCTATTCAATTCTTGGCTAAAGCTCGAAAAACCTGCGCGCATCCCAATCGAGATGATGTTTTCCATATCCAACCAGTTTTCGTATGCGTTATAATCGAATCCCGCTTTTAGGTAAGAACCTTTGGCGGTGGAAGTCAATCGGTCGTCTTCGGTGGTTTTGTTTTCAGTACCCAATTCGGCAGCCAAAAAATATTTTTTCGTTATGCGGTAATCTCCCACCAACTCAATTCCTTTATAGTTACTGTCGTACAAACCTCTGGTCAGTTTGTATAAATCAGCACCTACTCTTAGACCATAGCGATTGAATTTTGGAGGAACAACGGTGTCCTTTTTTTTGGTAGGCAATTTTTCTAATTCTTGCTTTGGTTTTGCAGGAAGGATATTGGTTGCTTTTGGAGGTGTAGTAGTTGTGGTCGTTTCTTGAGCTTGAACGGTAAACAAAGAAAAGAGCAAGCAGCCACTAAAAAAAGATAGAAAGGTGTGTTTCATTTTCGTTGTTTATGTTAGTTTTTTGCAATTGGACTACTTTCATCCACTTGGTATCAGAAGCTGGTCCATCCGTGTGTTCAAATGGAGGATTTGCATCCATTTCGAACAAGGTTTTGAAACCACAAGCTCTAGACACATAGACTTCGTTGGTCGTATAGTTGAATTTAATCACATCCGTATTGATAAAGGCAACATTGGTACTACCAGAATTTAGTATAAAACTAAAAGTAGTTGTAGCGGCATTGGTTTTCAGTGGAATCGAAATTTTTGAAGTATTCGCCAAGAATTTTGATTCTCCAGAAGCCGTAGCATTAAAAATCACACCATCGGTCATTCCTTCGCCTATTACTTTCAAATTCGTCACGCTTTTTTCAACCGTTGGATTGTTGATATCGAAGAATTTAATCACCATTCTAGGTGTAGTAGGCGTATTGGCATCGCAAATGTCATCTTTCTCACAACTTGAAAAAGAGAAACAAAACACCAACAGTAAAAGCGTTATTTTTTTCATTTAAAACTATTTATTTATACGGCTAAATCATTTAAGGATTAATTGAAGATTACAAAATACCTCAAGTGATTTCTATTCTTTATTTATTATCCAATCTTATATGCCCTTCTATGGTTATAAAACCTAACCGCAAAGACCGCAAAGATTTACGCAAAGCACACCAAGAAAAAACTTACATGCCCTTGAATACCTTTTATGGTTAAAAAATTCAAACGCAAAGTACGCAAAGATTTACGCAAAGCGCACAAAGAAAAACTCTTATATGCCCTTCAATACCTTATATGGTTACAAACCTCAGAAACCATTAAAAAGAAACTTCAATGACTTATATGTTTACAAAAACTAACGACGTTCCAACAACACCACATTCTCCACGTGATGCGTTTGCGGAAACATATCCACAGGTCGAACGCGTGTCACTTTGTACTTCTCATCCATCAAAGCCAAATCACGAGCTTGTGTAGCCGAATTACAACTCACATACACCACTTTTTGAGGCTCAATTTTCAAGATTTGATCAATAACCGCCGCGTGCATTCCGTCTCTTGGTGGATCAGTGATGATTACGTCTGGTTTGCCGTGTTGAGCGATAAACGCTTCGTTGAACACCACTTTCATATCTCCTACAAAGAACTCACAATTCGTGATATTATTTCGTTCGGCGTTGGCTTTGGCGTCTTTAATCGCTTCGGGTACGCTTTCAACACCAATCACTTTTTTGGCTTTTTTCGATACAAACTGAGCGATAGTTCCCGTTCCTGTGTACAAATCATACACTGTTTCGTTACCAGTCAATCCAGCGAAATCTCTTGTGATTTTGTATAGCTCGTAGGCTTGATCCGAGTTGGTTTGGTAAAACGATTTGGCGTTGATACTAAATTTCAAGCCTTCCATTTCTTCTAGGATGTAATCGCGTCCTTTGTACAACTGAATATTCGTATCGTATAACGTATCGTTTGCTTTGTTGTTGATTACGTACTGTAAAGACGTAATCTGCGGAAATTTAGTATACAAATGATCCAACAACAACTCTCTATTGGCTTGATCGTCTTCAAAAAACTGAATCAACACCATGATTTCGCCAGTCGAAGCCGTGCGCAACATAAGCGTACGCAACAAACCTTCGTGCGCTCTTGGGTTAAAGAACGTCAAACCGTTTGCATTGGCAAATTCACGCACTTCGTTGCGAATCGCGTTCGAAGGGTCTTCTTGCAAATGACATTTATTGATGTCTAGGATTTTGTCCCACATTTTAGGAATATGAAAACCCAAGGCATTTTTATTGTCCAATTCCTCGCTACTTCCTATTTCGTCTTCGGTTAGCCAACGGCTATTCGAAAACGAAAACTCCATTTTGTTACGGTAGAAAAACTGTTTTTCAGAACCCAAAATCGGTTCGAAATCCGGTAATTCAATTTTACCAATGCGTTGCAGGTGGTTTTTCACCTCGTTGTGTTTAAAAAACAATTGCTGGCTGTACTTCATATTTTGCCATTTGCAACCGCCACACACCCCAAAATGCTCACAAATTGGGTCAACGCGGTGTTCTGAGAACTCGTGAAACTTCACGGCTTTGCCTTCGTAATAGGCTTTTCTTTTCTTGAATGTTTGCACATCCACCACGTCGCCAGGCACGACATTCGAGATGAACACTACTTTACCGTCGGGCGCTTTAGCCACCGACACGCCTTTTGCTCCAGCATCAAGGACTTTTATCTGATGAAAGACAACTTTGTCTGTATTTTTCTTTGCCATACGGCAAAAATAAGGCTTTGAAACGTTTTACAAATTCAATTTCACAATTTTTTTTGAAAACCACCGTATTTGTTGAGAAGTACCACTTGGGCGTGCCCCCCGAAACCCGTTTTCCTTGAACCCACACTATCTCTTATATCGGGGGTCGGGCTGTCCGCTATATCTCTTGGGGCGAACTCCGCCCCAAGAGGATGCCGCTCCCATCCCTCACGCGGTTGAAGACGGCAGTTGTCAGTACTCAAACGGCAGATACAACACCCAAAACACGAAAGGAACTTTCAGAATTTTTTTATGTTTTTAGGAGGAAAAAGAATATATTTGGGAAGAAAATGGTTTGATAGTTAACTCACCATTTTAAGTTTTTTATTTTATAATGTACCAGTGAATTAATGAATAAAAAGAATAATACATTTCTAGATTTCGCCACATTGATATCAATTTGTGGTATTGCGTTATACATATTGGGCTGGCTTTATTGGAATTACTTCTTTAAAAACCTAAATATCTCTTTATCTTTTTTTGATTTATCATTTGACAAAGTTATTTCAACAACTTGGCCATTTATAATTTTATCAGTTATGGGCTTTATTCCAATATTTGTTCAAATAACAGGTGAAGAAATCAAATCTTGGGATATTATGACTGCAGTTTTTATAGTAGTAAATGGATTACTACTTTCATTATTTTACTTGTTGAAATTTGATTATTACTTGTGGATTTTCATAAGTACATCTAGTATTTATTTTATCGTTCGATATTTTATGCTTAGAAAGAAAGTTAGATTGTATTTTATTTCAGTACAATCAATTAAATATGTATTTCTCATAACAATTTATGTTTTTGGCATATTTCTTTACGGCTATACAGGAAAAAAAGACGCACTTAGTTTGATAGAGAATTATCAGGAAGATTGTAGAATTGTTTTAAAAAACAAAGATGAGATTACCGGAAAATTCATAATTCACAATGGGAATAAAATATTTATTATAAGCGAATTATATAACTGTAAAAAAGAGGTTGTTATAATAAATGATGATGAAATATTGCAGTTTATAACTACTCTAAAATAATTTTCATTACTACGCTAGCGCGAGCGTCACGCTCGTGCCCGCAAACAAAGTAAAAACAGTATATTTTCTTTATAACTAGAAATTATAAGTTTAGTGAACAAGAAGGTGCTTGTTTTATAACAGTTGCAATTAAAACTACTCCAATATTAACCTTAAAATTTAATTATGAAAAATTACAAAATGTTATTTCTTATTCTAATCTCATCATTTTTACAATTTTGTAGTTCAAATGAAAATGAAGAAGAAAGATCAGAATTAATCGGAAAATACGAATTGTTAGATTATAAATCGAATATTCCACTTGATTTAAATGGAGATGGTATTAAAAGTTCAAATATTTTTGCCGAGCTTGAAGAATTTTATTTTAAACGAATTAGAGCTGTTTTAGATTCTGATTTAGTGATTTCAGACTATTATAAAGTTAGAATGTATGCCAATCTTCCAATTCCAACTTCAGATGATCCTATCAGTGGTAGTGGAAGTTTTGGGACTAATTCTTCATATTATGATTTAGTATTTTCTAAGGATCTCAAATCTATACAAAAATTTGATTTAATCTTGGACTCCAACCCTGCGACATTCCCGTTATCAGTAGAGGAAATAACAATTAATGAAAACAATGATTTAACTTTAAAATGTAAACAACCTTTTTTTTGTTATCTAGATAGAGAATGGAAAACTATTGAATCGACAGCAATTTTTAGAAAAAGATAAAAACCCGATAGCGGGGCAAAGTAAAAACAGTATTTTTTCTTTGTGTGTAAAAAGTAGAAGTTTAACGAAAAAGAAGGTGCTTATTCATAAGAACCAGTAAAAACAAATACAAATATGTTAGAAAAATTATACGGAAACAAAACAGAAAAGGAATTATTTTTTTTTCGAAAACTATACACTGCACTTTTAATTGTGGTAGCTAGCTTACTAGTAGTTTTTAATGGTATTAGTTATTTTCTATGGGGTAATTTCCATTTAATCCCATCAATTATATTTATCATAGTACTATTCTGGAGTGCTTTAAATGTTGATTATCTGAAAAAGAAAGTATAAAATTAATTCTAACATCTTAAAATTAGATTTTTAGAAATAGATTTGAATTGATTTAGATTATGGGCACGAGCGTGACGCTCGCGCTAGCGTGGGTTTTTAATATCAACTTAAAAATACTCTTATGAAAAAGTATACACTTATCTTTTTGAATGTATTGCTATTGGCTAGTGCCGTAGGTTGTGGAAATTCTGAATCAAAATCTTCCAAGAACAGTGCAAAAGAAGCTATTGCCAAGCAATCTTTGACCCAAAAGTCAACTCCAATTACCCAAAAAATCACACCTTGTCTTTGGGTTGATAAAGATGCAAAAGCGGTGGTGAAGTATTACCTTTCTATTTTCAAAGACGGTAAACTAAAAGAATACCATCGTTACAAAAATCCACCACAAGATAACGGACAAGCAGGTCAAGAATTTTTCGAAACAGCAGTTATGGAAATTGGGGATATAGAGTTTAGTATTTTGGCGGCGGGACCCTACTTCAAGTTTAACGAATCCATTTCCTTTGTTGTAAATTGCAAAGACCAAACAGAAGTGGATTATTATTGGGAGGCTTTGACCGCCAATGGAGGAGAAGAAGGCACTTGCGGATGGTGTAAAGACAAATATGGACTTTCGTGGCAAGTGGTTCCCGTGGAGTATTTCGAGCTCATTAACAACCCTGATGCTAAAGTTAGAGAAAAAGCAATGAAGAATACTTTTAAACAAAAGAAGTTGATACTATCAGAGCTTAAATAAACGGCTTACTACTTAATTTAAAAATAAATACTTTGAAAATAAATACGTTATTACCAGGACAATCAGGACTAGAAATTTTATGCGATAGTTATTTTATTGAAAATCTTGAATCATTCGAGGAGTTAATCGAGGTGTACAATTTGCACAAAGAAAAGAATCCTGAAAAGACCATAATTGTAACTTTAGACAATTTAGGACAAGCTGAATATACAAGTGTGCATTCAACTATGTCTAATGATTTGGACGTTATTGAAGGTTACGATTTGTCAGGAATTGATAAGGAGTGTTTTGAAAATGGGGAACATTTGGGCTACCTCTCAACACCATCTGAGTTTTTTATTCTAAAAGAGAACTTCCTAAAACAAGTAAAAGACGTTGATTTTTTAGCTGCATGCGACAAAGGATTAACAATTGATGAAGACGAACTAGCTATTTTAGAAGAAATCAATCAATCTCCATTTGACTTTCTAGACAAAGAAATCATTCTTAGAATTGTTCCAGTAAAGAATGCTTATGAAGGTGTTTGTGGATTTCCAAATGGCTATTTTGCTAGTGATTTGGATCCTTTTGAAAATTATGCTTTAGCCAAACATTTATTTCAGAAATATGGTTTGGTACTTTTTGGAATTGGAGCTTCGTTTTTAGGCTTTATTATCAATAGGACTTTAGATGTGCAAGAAGTACAAGAGTTGGGAGTCGATTTATCAAATTTGTATGACACAACTCCTGAAAGATTTGAGAAATTGCTTGAAATTACCCAAGAAAAGGGCTATTTGTTTTTAAAATATGTCGAATATTTAGATCATTAAAGTAAGTTTAGTATACTTTTCCCTGGCTGGTGGTCGCTAGGAAACTTATACAACAGCTATTAAAAAGCTGTTAAATCTAACTAGTTGCTGGTCAGATGTAGTACTTTAGTAGAAAAAATGCCAATGCACTTTTTAATTACCCTACTTTTTATGATGACACAAGCCACTACGATCTATGATTTCAATAAAAATTCCAAAGCAAGCGATTGGACTATTGTTAATGATGGGGTTATGGGAGGGCTTTCTTATGGCAATTTTACCATAAACCAAGCTGGAAATGGTGTGTTTTCGGGTACGATTTCGTTAGAAAACAACGGAGGTTTTTCGTCTGTTCGGTATCGTTTTGCACCTTTGGCCACGACTGCCAAAAGTAAAGTGGTGTTGCGCATAAAAGGAGATGGCAAAAGTTATCAGTTCCGCATCAAAGATCAATCATCAGCCTATTATTCTTATATCACTACTTTTGCTACTACTGGCGAATGGGAAACCATTACCATTAACCTCAATAGCTTGTATCCTTCTTTTAGAGGGCGACGTTTAGAGGCTGCCAATTACAATAGCGATTCCTTTGAAGAAATTGTATTTTTAGTCGGAAACAAAAAACAAGAATCCTTCCAATTGCTTTTGGATAGTATCGTGTTGCAATAATTTTTTGTTGCTATTGGACAATACTTACCCAAAACGTATTGCTGAAAATCTGTGCTATTGAATTGTTTCTACTCAAGAATCCCAAAAGATTAGGACGGATTGGATATATTTTAATGATAT harbors:
- the murQ gene encoding N-acetylmuramic acid 6-phosphate etherase encodes the protein MTFTKTTEQSSKYEHLEKMSVQELLHNINQEDQTVPLAVAKALPQIETLVNEIAAKMKLGGRLFYIGAGTSGRLGVVDASECPPTFGVPFDLVVGIIAGGDKAIRRAVENAEDDAEQAWKDLQQFDINENDVVIGIAASGTTPYVIGGLKACNEKKISTGSISCNAGSPLSQTAKFPIEVIVGPEFVTGSSRMKAGTAQKLVLNMISTATMIQLGKVKGNKMVDMQLSNAKLVDRGVKMIMGEIPVSYEKASELLTKYGSVRKAVDNFNPQN
- a CDS encoding DUF6452 family protein translates to MKKITLLLLVFCFSFSSCEKDDICDANTPTTPRMVIKFFDINNPTVEKSVTNLKVIGEGMTDGVIFNATASGESKFLANTSKISIPLKTNAATTTFSFILNSGSTNVAFINTDVIKFNYTTNEVYVSRACGFKTLFEMDANPPFEHTDGPASDTKWMKVVQLQKTNINNENETHLSIFF
- a CDS encoding class I SAM-dependent methyltransferase, with amino-acid sequence MSEDHKPTINHQEPSTKNWFTSWFDTPYYHILYKERNYREAQIFMDNLTQYLNLPDKAKVLDLACGKGRHAIYLSQLGYNVLGADLSENSIAEASRNSNTHLSFKVHDMREPFEEKFDAIFNLFTSFGYFEDEADNLKTLIAIKDSLSETGFAVIDFMNVNQVIETLVPEEVKTVDQIEFHIKRYVKEGHIYKEISFEDQGQHYHFTEKVRAFSLQDFQELMDEAGIYLLDIFGDYKLKKFHKTDSERLIMIFK
- a CDS encoding class I SAM-dependent RNA methyltransferase, whose translation is MENFKMIAKTFFGFEEILAKELRQLGAQEVEQGIRMVSFKGDKGFMYKANLSLRTALKVLKPIYSFRATNEAALYKGIASVNWSKYINANQTFVIDATVHSDHFNHSEFVSQKCKDAIVDQFRERTGQRPSIDKVFPDLRINVHIGKDQVSVALDTSGNSLHQRGYRTATNIAPINEVLAAGILLLSGWEGQGHFLDPMCGSGTFLAEAAMIACNIPANINRKEFAFEKWKDWDNDLFDQIMDSLLKKVKEFHYTIKGYDKAPSAVQKAKDNIKNANLDEYVTVAEENFFDTEKTTEGKLHMVFNPPYDERLDIHMEEFYKSIGDTLKKNYPGTNAWFITANLDALKFVGLKPSRKIKLFNASLEARLVKYEMYEGSKRTKFQTENKE
- the rlmD gene encoding 23S rRNA (uracil(1939)-C(5))-methyltransferase RlmD translates to MAKKNTDKVVFHQIKVLDAGAKGVSVAKAPDGKVVFISNVVPGDVVDVQTFKKRKAYYEGKAVKFHEFSEHRVDPICEHFGVCGGCKWQNMKYSQQLFFKHNEVKNHLQRIGKIELPDFEPILGSEKQFFYRNKMEFSFSNSRWLTEDEIGSSEELDNKNALGFHIPKMWDKILDINKCHLQEDPSNAIRNEVREFANANGLTFFNPRAHEGLLRTLMLRTASTGEIMVLIQFFEDDQANRELLLDHLYTKFPQITSLQYVINNKANDTLYDTNIQLYKGRDYILEEMEGLKFSINAKSFYQTNSDQAYELYKITRDFAGLTGNETVYDLYTGTGTIAQFVSKKAKKVIGVESVPEAIKDAKANAERNNITNCEFFVGDMKVVFNEAFIAQHGKPDVIITDPPRDGMHAAVIDQILKIEPQKVVYVSCNSATQARDLALMDEKYKVTRVRPVDMFPQTHHVENVVLLERR
- a CDS encoding VOC family protein, translated to MKKYTLIFLNVLLLASAVGCGNSESKSSKNSAKEAIAKQSLTQKSTPITQKITPCLWVDKDAKAVVKYYLSIFKDGKLKEYHRYKNPPQDNGQAGQEFFETAVMEIGDIEFSILAAGPYFKFNESISFVVNCKDQTEVDYYWEALTANGGEEGTCGWCKDKYGLSWQVVPVEYFELINNPDAKVREKAMKNTFKQKKLILSELK
- a CDS encoding CIA30 family protein, with product MHFLITLLFMMTQATTIYDFNKNSKASDWTIVNDGVMGGLSYGNFTINQAGNGVFSGTISLENNGGFSSVRYRFAPLATTAKSKVVLRIKGDGKSYQFRIKDQSSAYYSYITTFATTGEWETITINLNSLYPSFRGRRLEAANYNSDSFEEIVFLVGNKKQESFQLLLDSIVLQ
- a CDS encoding ZIP family metal transporter is translated as MNYLLPLIAVILGYILALVIQPKKKSNLKLLLAFSGSFLLSVTVISLLPEVYETKNTTIGLYIMLGILFQIILEFFSKGAEHGHVHGHQTITHIPWLLFISLCIHALLEGFPVGNHHDLAIGIAIHHLPIAIILTTFFVQAQLNKKAIFAFMITFAMMTPLGTLASNYIPGLQEYTTEITAIVIGILFHISSTIIFESSEGHKFNVAKVSMIILGILLAILL
- a CDS encoding DUF6048 family protein, with the translated sequence MKHTFLSFFSGCLLFSLFTVQAQETTTTTTPPKATNILPAKPKQELEKLPTKKKDTVVPPKFNRYGLRVGADLYKLTRGLYDSNYKGIELVGDYRITKKYFLAAELGTENKTTEDDRLTSTAKGSYLKAGFDYNAYENWLDMENIISIGMRAGFSSFSQELNSYKIYNPNPYWGEVPVVVAGKNYSGLTATWVEVVAGVKAKVFNNVFVGFSLRLNRLITNKTPSGFDNLYIPGFNRTYNGDFGVGFNYTVSYFVPLYKKKVLPAEKAKKEEKKPKK